The following are from one region of the Tachysurus fulvidraco isolate hzauxx_2018 chromosome 15, HZAU_PFXX_2.0, whole genome shotgun sequence genome:
- the glis2b gene encoding zinc finger protein GLIS2b: MLSLDEPLDLKLPRGHINGQSRGYKSPPNLTSSQIHAKRIGHLPIADDGTADIVPASPASTQIGVSVVCQEKPELSTPSAVDLSMSPSSHHTPCSPELTGNGSSHLFSGDSAHIRYVEGGAPSQAFQFFLPIGGGGIHMPSSIFIGQHRDKRASPELSADEQLSCRWKKCQLLFDSLQDLVDHVNDFHVKPERDSGYCCHWEGCARKGRGFNARYKMLIHIRTHTNEKPHRCPTCNKSFSRLENLKIHNRSHTGEKPYICPYEGCNKRYSNSSDRFKHTRTHYVDKPYYCKMSGCLKRYTDPSSLRKHIKAHGHFVASQEQQTSPGGGVERRGGGMGSPVLKPSHITGKESELSYAHIILPNATAALLGTSLSLSPLSPRPLDLSMLGSPSSPVLSFNGLAKSPLLPTAFSTSALGLPVVPVLCSDGRGQATGGSRVIEHEEEGTRNILNLSTGESWVVIPSGSFMLKPAVVN; this comes from the exons ATGCTCTCATTAGATGAGCCACTGGACCTGAAGCTGCCCAGAGGGCACATCAATGGGCAAAGCAGAGGCTACAAGTCACCACCCAATCTTACTTCCTCTCAGATCCATGCCAAGAGGATTGGGCATCTTCCAATTGCTGATGATGGGACAGCAGATATTGTTCCAGCCTCCCCTGCCTCCACCCAAATAG GTGTATCTGTGGTGTGCCAGGAGAAGCCTGAACTCTCCACCCCTTCTGCAGTGGATCTTAGTATGTCTCCATCCTCTCATCACACACCCTGCTCCCCTGAGCTCACTGGAAATGGCTCCTCTCATTTGTTCTCAGGG GACTCTGCTCACATCCGTTATGTTGAGGGAGGGGCCCCTTCACAAGCTTTTCAGTTCTTTTTGCCAATTGGAGGAGGAGGGATCCATATGCCATCCTCAATATTTATTGGCCAGCACAGGGACAAGAGGGCCTCCCCTGAACTTTCAGCAGATGAACAGCTGTCCTGTCGATGGAAGAAG TGCCAACTGCTTTTTGACTCCTTGCAAGATTTAGTGGACCATGTAAATGATTTTCATGTAAAGCCTGAGAGAGATTCTGGGTATTGCTGCCATTGGGAGGGCTGTGCACGCAAAGGACGGGGCTTCAATGCAAG ATACAAAATGTTAATCCACATTCGTACACACACCAATGAGAAGCCACACCGCTGCCCTACTTGTAACAAAAGCTTTTCACGTCTGGAAAACCTCAAGATCCACAATCGTTCACACACAG GTGAGAAACCATACATATGTCCTTATGAAGGCTGTAATAAGCGTTATTCAAACTCCAGTGACCGCTTCAAGCACACCCGTACTCACTATGTGGATAAGCCGTACTATTGCAAGATGTCTGGCTGTTTGAAGCGTTACACGGACCCGAGCTCTCTAAGAAAGCACATCAAGGCACATGGGCATTTCGTGGCTTCACAGGAGCAGCAGACAAGCCCAGGAGGGGGAGTCGAAAGACGAGGTGGGGGCATGGGCTCACCTGTGCTGAAGCCATCTCACATTACAGGGAAAGAGTCTGAGCTGAGCTATGCCCATATCATTTTGCCAAATGCAACAGCTGCTCTCCTTGGTACCTCTCTCTCCTTGTCACCTTTGAGTCCTAGGCCCCTGGATCTGAGCATGCTGGGAAGTCCCAGTTCACCTGTCCTGTCCTTTAATGGTCTGGCCAAGTCACCACTGCTACCCACTGCCTTCTCGACCTCAGCGCTTGGCCTGCCTGTGGTGCCTGTGTTGTGCTCAGATGGCAGAGGACAAGCAACAGGAGGTTCTAGAGTAATTGAGCACGAGGAAGAAGGCACTAGGAACATCCTCAACCTCTCCACAGGAGAGTCTTGGGTGGTCATACCTTCAGGCTCTTTTATGTTGAAGCCAGCTGTGGTCAACTGA